A window from Telopea speciosissima isolate NSW1024214 ecotype Mountain lineage chromosome 8, Tspe_v1, whole genome shotgun sequence encodes these proteins:
- the LOC122670720 gene encoding NADH dehydrogenase [ubiquinone] flavoprotein 1, mitochondrial, translated as MAPIKNILSLSRTAKVCRYSEKWDSVCRSFSTQGATTSSTPQPPPPPPPPEKTHFGGLKDEDRIFTNLYGLHDPFLKGAMKRGDWYRTKDIVLKGTDWIVNEMKKSGLRGRGGAGFPSGLKWSFMPKVSDGRPSYLVVNADESEPGTCKDREIMRHDPHKLLEGCLIAGVGMRASAAYIYIRGEYVNERLNLEKARKEAYQAGLLGKNACGSGYDFDVHIHYGAGAYICGEETALLESLEGKQGKPRLKPPFPANAGLYGCPTTVTNVETVAVSPTILRRGPEWFASFGRKNNAGTKLYCVSGHVNKPCTVEEEMSIPLKELIERHCGGVRGGWDNLLAIIPGGSSVPLIPKHICDDVLMDYDALKAVQTGLGTAAVIVMDKSTDIVDAIARLSYFYKHESCGQCTPCREGTGWLWMVMERLKVGNAKLEEIDMLQEVTKQIEGHTICALGDAAAWPVQGLIRHFRPELERRIKEHAERELLEAAAA; from the exons ATG GCACCCATCAagaacattctctctctctcaaggacAGCGAAAGTATGTCGGTACAGTGAGAAGTGGGACTCAGTTTGCAGATCATTCAGCACTCAGGGTGCAACTACCTCGAGTACTCCAcaacctccaccaccacccccacctccTGAGAAAACCCATTTTGGTGGCCTGAAGGATGAGGACCGCATCTTCACCAACCTCTATGGATTGCATGACCCTTTCCTCAAAGGTGCCATGAAGCGGGGAGATTGGTATAGGACCAAAGACATTGTACTTAAGGGTACTGACTGGATTGTCAACGAAATGAAGAAATCTGGTCTTCGTGGCCGTGGTGGAGCTGGTTTTCCATCTGGTCTCAAGTGGTCCTTTATGCCAAAGGTCTCTGATGGCCGCCCTTCTTATCTTGTTGTTAATGCTGATGAGAGTGAACCTGGGACTTGCAAGGATAGGGAGATAATGCGTCATGACCCACACAAGCTACTAGAGGGTTGCTTAATTGCTGGGGTAGGCATGCGAGCCTCTGCTGCTTACATCTACATAAGGGGAGAGTATGTAAACGAGCGTTTAAACCTTGAGAAGGCCAGGAAAGAGGCTTATCAAGCTGGACTTTTGGGAAAGAATGCATGTGGGTCTGGTTATGATTTTGACGTTCATATCCACTATGGAGCTGGTGCATACATTTGTGGTGAAGAGACAGCACTCTTAGAGAGCCTTGAAGGGAAACAAGGGAAGCCCAGGCTAAAGCCTCCTTTCCCAGCTAATGCGGGGTTATATGGCTGCCCAACAACTGTTACAAATGTTGAAACTGTGGCTGTTTCCCCTACCATTCTTAGGCGGGGACCTGAGTGGTTTGCTAGTTTTGGTCGGAAAAACAATGCAGGTACAAAGTTATATTGTGTTTCAGGTCACGTGAACAAACCCTGCACAGTAGAAGAGGAAATGAGTATTCCTTTGAAGGAGCTGATTGAGAGGCATTGTGGTGGAGTTAGGGGTGGATGGGACAATTTGCTTGCAATAATACCTGGGGGTTCATCTGTTCCACTGATTCCCAAGCACATATGTGATGACGTCTTGATGGATTATGATGCACTCAAGGCTGTTCAGACAGGTTTGGGTACGGCAGCCGTGATTGTGATGGACAAGTCAACTGACATTGTGGATGCCATTGCTAGGCTGTCTTACTTCTACAAGCATGAAAGCTGTGGGCAGTGCACACCATGCAGAGAAGGAACTGGATGGCTGTGGATGGTCATGGAGAGGTTGAAGGTTGGGAATGCAAAACTGGAGGAAATAGACATGCTTCAGGAAGTCACAAAACAAATTGAGGGGCACACAATTTGTGCCCTGGGAGATGCTGCTGCTTGGCCAGTCCAGGGCCTCATCAGGCATTTCAGACCAGAGCTGGAGAGGAGGATCAAGGAGCATGCAGAGAGGGAGTTGCTCGAGGCTGCAGCTGCTTGA